A window from Zingiber officinale cultivar Zhangliang chromosome 7A, Zo_v1.1, whole genome shotgun sequence encodes these proteins:
- the LOC122001640 gene encoding uncharacterized protein LOC122001640 isoform X1, with protein sequence MNMESVSNSIVRRSIQDTVREGQPIDKSRYLKTLDCDLRELNRSYSSCLQYKSMHSQTHGSCDTELVKRASMYQSSEEIRRMRKLRDGRTVEKDENFLMSKIVNRLPRNGASTENQSKKFPPLVSSSANLKPTYDTVKPSTKSSTEFLDLSFRDLPDKSLCVKDSSSDSMSQMCSMVDESSAICIQTVDTDIYHGKKAVRKLLKPGSLKEESSLKSRPKCLSECTKESHAVSQMEHNSAEYHGPKTLFSPLKKILHPIMKSKSTRNSSFTRIGNTMPKKSSINEVSIMEQKMQHHTCLKEEGSLTAAISRTQEEGSLTAAISRTHLHGILRFEVDKGDALFKFSLQYPEDVLTAKMWKTDSVSNWIYTFHRPECKINTDRGAKCEHTRSLPLVGQMQISCYLCPEVVENGFLDNSIVIECVLYDLAREKKDLAVEERSKCSLDSIEKTLERKHTVELSGPVRNQFCSCNLSASTSYPWLPKNLHPRLEIAAIEIKTPSKGKSWRDHEDFREENQSLSKHPTVDLLKSSRSNLNDAIVRVMTPSGIHGSSNGVEGGPTSLLDRWRCGGGCDCGGWDTACPIIMLNNRSCDDSGDHFTRKNQKPILLFEQGRKENVPAISIKAEREGQYSVDFHTSFSTLQAFSIGIAILHNANVSSALVPEKIRQRLHSNSLKLLFEEEARHLIEQRKAMEGVQQVPSLFVNRPLSPMGRV encoded by the exons ATGAACATGGAATCTGTCAGCAACTCCATTGTTAGAAGAAGTATACAAGATACAGTTAGGGAAGGACAGCCTATTGACAAATCTCGGTACTTGAAAACTCTGGATTGTGATCTTAGAGAACTAAACCGCAGTTATTCATCATGTCTCCAATACAAAAGCATGCACTCACAAACTCATGGTAGTTGTGATACTGAATTGGTGAAACGAGCTTCCATGTATCAAAGCTCTGAAGAGATAAGGAGAATGAGAAAACTTCGAGATGGAAGGACAGTGGAGAAAGATGAGAATTTTTTAATGTCAAAAATTGTCAACCGTCTGCCTAGGAATGGGGCTAGTACTGAGAACCAGTCGAAGAAGTTTCCGCCTCTTGTTTCATCAAGTGCCAACCTGAAACCTACTTATGACACGGTTAAGCCATCCACAAAAAGCTCCACAGAGTTTCTAGATCTTTCATTTCGTGATCTTCCTGATAAGTCTTTGTGTGTCAAGGATTCAAGCTCAGATTCCATGTCACAAATGTGCAGTATGGTAGATGAATCTTCGGCAATCTGCATTCAGACAGTTGATACGGACATTTATCACGGAAAAAAAGCAGTTAGGAAGCTACTAAAACCAGGATCTCTCAAGGAAGAAAGTTCACTAAAAAGTCGTCCGAAGTGCCTTTCAGAATGCACAAAAGAGTCTCATGCAGTTTCACAGATGGAACATAATTCAGCTGAATATCATGGTCCCAAAACTTTGTTTAGCCCTCTCAAGAAAATTCTCCACCCGATCATGAAATCCAAATCCACTCGAAATTCATCATTCACGAGAATTggaaatacaatgccaaaaaaatCTTCGATAAATGAAGTTTCTATAATGGAACAAAAGATGCAACACCATACATGTTTGAAGGAAGAAGGGTCCTTAACTGCTGCAATATCTCGTACTCAGGAAGAAGGGTCCTTAACTGCTGCAATATCTCGTACTCATCTTCATGGCATTCTTCGATTCGAAGTGGATAAAGGGGATGCCTTGTTTAAGTTTTCACTTCAATATCCAGAGGATGTTTTAACTGCAAAGATGTGGAAAACAGATAGTGTATCTAACTGGATTTATACCTTCCATAGGCCTGAATGTAAGATAAACACTGATCGAGGGGCTAAATGCGAGCATACGCGGTCGCTTCCATTAGTTGGGCAGATGCAGATTTCTTGTTATCTATGCCCAGAAGTTGTGGAAAATGGATTTTTGGACAATTCGATAGTTATAGAGTGTGTTTTATATGACCTTGCACGAGAAAAAAAGGACTTGGCTGTTGAAGAAAGATCTAAATGCTCTTTGGACTCCATAGAAAAAACGCTTGAGAGAAAACACACAGTGGAGCTCTCAGGTCCTGTTCGAAATCAATTCTGTAGTTGCAACTTGAGTGCTTCAACTTCCTACCCTTGGTTACCAAAAAATTTGCATCCACGACTTGAAATTGCAGCTATAGAAATAAAAACTCCTTCCAAAGGAAAAAGTTGGAGAGATCATGAAGACTttagagaagaaaaccaaagtTTATCAAAACATCCTACAGTCGACCTTTTAAAGAGTAGCAGGAGCAACCTTAATGATGCAATTGTGAGAGTCATGACTCCAAGTGGGATTCATGGGTCGTCGAATGGTGTTGAAGGTGGCCCTACTTCACTTCTAGATCGATGGAGGTGTGGTGGAGGCTGTGATTGTGGTGGCTGGGACACGGCGTGCCCTATTATCATGCTCAACAATCGCAGTTGTGACGATTCAGGAGATCACTTTACACGGAAAAATCAGAAGCCTATCTTACTCTTTGAGCAG GGAAGAAAAGAAAATGTACCTGCCATATCAATTAAGGCTGAAAGGGAAGGACAGTATTCAGTTGATTTTCACACAAGTTTCTCAACGCTTCAGGCATTTTCGATTGGTATCGCGATACTGCATAATGCTAATGTTTCATCAGCACTGGTTCCggagaagatcagacagaggctGCATTCTAATTCACTGAAGCTACTTTTTGAGGAAGAAGCTAGGCATTTGATTGAGCAAAGAAAAGCAATGGAGGGTGTCCAACAAGTGCCCTCGTTATTTGTAAACCGACCATTGTCTCCTATGGGCAGAGTTTAG
- the LOC122001640 gene encoding uncharacterized protein LOC122001640 isoform X2 translates to MNMESVSNSIVRRSIQDTVREGQPIDKSRYLKTLDCDLRELNRSYSSCLQYKSMHSQTHGSCDTELVKRASMYQSSEEIRRMRKLRDGRTVEKDENFLMSKIVNRLPRNGASTENQSKKFPPLVSSSANLKPTYDTVKPSTKSSTEFLDLSFRDLPDKSLCVKDSSSDSMSQMCSMVDESSAICIQTVDTDIYHGKKAVRKLLKPGSLKEESSLKSRPKCLSECTKESHAVSQMEHNSAEYHGPKTLFSPLKKILHPIMKSKSTRNSSFTRIGNTMPKKSSINEVSIMEQKMQHHTCLKEEGSLTAAISRTHLHGILRFEVDKGDALFKFSLQYPEDVLTAKMWKTDSVSNWIYTFHRPECKINTDRGAKCEHTRSLPLVGQMQISCYLCPEVVENGFLDNSIVIECVLYDLAREKKDLAVEERSKCSLDSIEKTLERKHTVELSGPVRNQFCSCNLSASTSYPWLPKNLHPRLEIAAIEIKTPSKGKSWRDHEDFREENQSLSKHPTVDLLKSSRSNLNDAIVRVMTPSGIHGSSNGVEGGPTSLLDRWRCGGGCDCGGWDTACPIIMLNNRSCDDSGDHFTRKNQKPILLFEQGRKENVPAISIKAEREGQYSVDFHTSFSTLQAFSIGIAILHNANVSSALVPEKIRQRLHSNSLKLLFEEEARHLIEQRKAMEGVQQVPSLFVNRPLSPMGRV, encoded by the exons ATGAACATGGAATCTGTCAGCAACTCCATTGTTAGAAGAAGTATACAAGATACAGTTAGGGAAGGACAGCCTATTGACAAATCTCGGTACTTGAAAACTCTGGATTGTGATCTTAGAGAACTAAACCGCAGTTATTCATCATGTCTCCAATACAAAAGCATGCACTCACAAACTCATGGTAGTTGTGATACTGAATTGGTGAAACGAGCTTCCATGTATCAAAGCTCTGAAGAGATAAGGAGAATGAGAAAACTTCGAGATGGAAGGACAGTGGAGAAAGATGAGAATTTTTTAATGTCAAAAATTGTCAACCGTCTGCCTAGGAATGGGGCTAGTACTGAGAACCAGTCGAAGAAGTTTCCGCCTCTTGTTTCATCAAGTGCCAACCTGAAACCTACTTATGACACGGTTAAGCCATCCACAAAAAGCTCCACAGAGTTTCTAGATCTTTCATTTCGTGATCTTCCTGATAAGTCTTTGTGTGTCAAGGATTCAAGCTCAGATTCCATGTCACAAATGTGCAGTATGGTAGATGAATCTTCGGCAATCTGCATTCAGACAGTTGATACGGACATTTATCACGGAAAAAAAGCAGTTAGGAAGCTACTAAAACCAGGATCTCTCAAGGAAGAAAGTTCACTAAAAAGTCGTCCGAAGTGCCTTTCAGAATGCACAAAAGAGTCTCATGCAGTTTCACAGATGGAACATAATTCAGCTGAATATCATGGTCCCAAAACTTTGTTTAGCCCTCTCAAGAAAATTCTCCACCCGATCATGAAATCCAAATCCACTCGAAATTCATCATTCACGAGAATTggaaatacaatgccaaaaaaatCTTCGATAAATGAAGTTTCTATAATGGAACAAAAGATGCAACACCATACATGTTTGAAGGAAGAAGG GTCCTTAACTGCTGCAATATCTCGTACTCATCTTCATGGCATTCTTCGATTCGAAGTGGATAAAGGGGATGCCTTGTTTAAGTTTTCACTTCAATATCCAGAGGATGTTTTAACTGCAAAGATGTGGAAAACAGATAGTGTATCTAACTGGATTTATACCTTCCATAGGCCTGAATGTAAGATAAACACTGATCGAGGGGCTAAATGCGAGCATACGCGGTCGCTTCCATTAGTTGGGCAGATGCAGATTTCTTGTTATCTATGCCCAGAAGTTGTGGAAAATGGATTTTTGGACAATTCGATAGTTATAGAGTGTGTTTTATATGACCTTGCACGAGAAAAAAAGGACTTGGCTGTTGAAGAAAGATCTAAATGCTCTTTGGACTCCATAGAAAAAACGCTTGAGAGAAAACACACAGTGGAGCTCTCAGGTCCTGTTCGAAATCAATTCTGTAGTTGCAACTTGAGTGCTTCAACTTCCTACCCTTGGTTACCAAAAAATTTGCATCCACGACTTGAAATTGCAGCTATAGAAATAAAAACTCCTTCCAAAGGAAAAAGTTGGAGAGATCATGAAGACTttagagaagaaaaccaaagtTTATCAAAACATCCTACAGTCGACCTTTTAAAGAGTAGCAGGAGCAACCTTAATGATGCAATTGTGAGAGTCATGACTCCAAGTGGGATTCATGGGTCGTCGAATGGTGTTGAAGGTGGCCCTACTTCACTTCTAGATCGATGGAGGTGTGGTGGAGGCTGTGATTGTGGTGGCTGGGACACGGCGTGCCCTATTATCATGCTCAACAATCGCAGTTGTGACGATTCAGGAGATCACTTTACACGGAAAAATCAGAAGCCTATCTTACTCTTTGAGCAG GGAAGAAAAGAAAATGTACCTGCCATATCAATTAAGGCTGAAAGGGAAGGACAGTATTCAGTTGATTTTCACACAAGTTTCTCAACGCTTCAGGCATTTTCGATTGGTATCGCGATACTGCATAATGCTAATGTTTCATCAGCACTGGTTCCggagaagatcagacagaggctGCATTCTAATTCACTGAAGCTACTTTTTGAGGAAGAAGCTAGGCATTTGATTGAGCAAAGAAAAGCAATGGAGGGTGTCCAACAAGTGCCCTCGTTATTTGTAAACCGACCATTGTCTCCTATGGGCAGAGTTTAG
- the LOC122001639 gene encoding uncharacterized protein LOC122001639 isoform X2, whose translation MAEEDDVRLEVEAVLAVYGGDCRVIREFPPHLAVHIRPRTADDSSQQFVEVILGIKSTTQYPSVPPHIYIIDEKGLDESRQAYLITGVQNKAIELRSCSMLVALCEEAVDLLSNMNHPEGNCPLCLYPLVAEDQSDSTMPFMKLMSCYHCFHNECIIGWWKWLQTEDSEAIAEISSSNPQRKRDTFGVSVEMNQLKGTCPVCRKIFDEKDIVHVHEYPETDSLSSE comes from the exons ATGGCGGAGGAGGACGACGTCCGTCTCGAGGTGGAGGCCGTCTTGGCCGTTTACGGCGGTGATTGCCGCGTGATCCGCGAGTTTCCGCCCCATCTCGCCGTCCACATCCGGCCACGGACTGCTGACGATTCCTCTCAGCAG TTTGTGGAAGTTATCCTTGGAATAAAATCAACTACTCAG tatCCAAGTGTGCCACCCCACATATACATTATAGATGAGAAGGGACTTGATGAAAGTCGACAAGCATATTTAATCACTGGCGTGCAGAATAAAGCAATAGAACTCCGTTCTTGTTCAATGCTTGTAGCACTTTGTGAG GAAGCAGTTGATCTTCTTTCTAACATGAATCATCCTGAAGGAAACTGCCCATTGTGCTTGTATCCTTTGGTTGCTGAAGATCAGTCAGATTCTACTATGCCATTTATGAAGTTGATGTCCTGCTATCACTGCTTCCATAA TGAATGTATTATCGGGTGGTGGAAATGGTTACAGACGGAAGACTCAGAAGCAATTGCAgaaatttcatcttctaatcctcAAAGAAAAAGAGATACTTTTG GGGTGTCTGTTGAAATGAATCAGCTAAAGGGAACTTGCCCAGTTTGTCGGAAGATCTTTGATGAGAAAGATATTGTGCATGTCCATGAGTATCCGGAAACAGATTCATTGTCCTCG GAATAG
- the LOC122001639 gene encoding uncharacterized protein LOC122001639 isoform X1: protein MAEEDDVRLEVEAVLAVYGGDCRVIREFPPHLAVHIRPRTADDSSQQFVEVILGIKSTTQYPSVPPHIYIIDEKGLDESRQAYLITGVQNKAIELRSCSMLVALCEEAVDLLSNMNHPEGNCPLCLYPLVAEDQSDSTMPFMKLMSCYHCFHNECIIGWWKWLQTEDSEAIAEISSSNPQRKRDTFGVSVEMNQLKGTCPVCRKIFDEKDIVHVHEYPETDSLSSGFAGIEVDEDTSLLLHSESENNRRRHFETLLKLQSDKNGLIQPKKDLAILPGMYLPEVAMVPITSAASSAEPPTIPPTASAGTSNKPGKDDDHEIKEKESRNSANKVTTSKRKTAIARKGGKYNPRPHQANKQQWVRKGFNTFEQ from the exons ATGGCGGAGGAGGACGACGTCCGTCTCGAGGTGGAGGCCGTCTTGGCCGTTTACGGCGGTGATTGCCGCGTGATCCGCGAGTTTCCGCCCCATCTCGCCGTCCACATCCGGCCACGGACTGCTGACGATTCCTCTCAGCAG TTTGTGGAAGTTATCCTTGGAATAAAATCAACTACTCAG tatCCAAGTGTGCCACCCCACATATACATTATAGATGAGAAGGGACTTGATGAAAGTCGACAAGCATATTTAATCACTGGCGTGCAGAATAAAGCAATAGAACTCCGTTCTTGTTCAATGCTTGTAGCACTTTGTGAG GAAGCAGTTGATCTTCTTTCTAACATGAATCATCCTGAAGGAAACTGCCCATTGTGCTTGTATCCTTTGGTTGCTGAAGATCAGTCAGATTCTACTATGCCATTTATGAAGTTGATGTCCTGCTATCACTGCTTCCATAA TGAATGTATTATCGGGTGGTGGAAATGGTTACAGACGGAAGACTCAGAAGCAATTGCAgaaatttcatcttctaatcctcAAAGAAAAAGAGATACTTTTG GGGTGTCTGTTGAAATGAATCAGCTAAAGGGAACTTGCCCAGTTTGTCGGAAGATCTTTGATGAGAAAGATATTGTGCATGTCCATGAGTATCCGGAAACAGATTCATTGTCCTCG GGTTTTGCAGGAATAGAAGTGGATGAAGATACTTCATTGTTGCTCCATTCCGAGTCAGAGAACAACAGAAGACGACACTTTGAGACTCTTCTAAAGTTGCAAAGTGACAAAAATGGCCTGATCCAACCCAAGAAGGATCTTGCAATATTACCTGGAATGTACCTCCCTGAGGTTGCCATGGTGCCTATCACATCTGCAGCAAGCAGTGCCGAACCTCCTACGATACCACCCACTGCCTCCGCCGGAACCAGTAACAAGCCAGGCAAAGATGATGACCATGAAATCAAGGAGAAAGAATCAAGAAACTCGGCAAACAAGGTTACAACGAGCAAACGGAAGACTGCAATAGCAAGAAAGGGTGGAAAATACAACCCAAGGCCACACCAAGCGAACAAACAACAATGGGTAAGAAAAGGATTCAATACTTTTGAACAATAA